In Trichoderma atroviride chromosome 2, complete sequence, one DNA window encodes the following:
- a CDS encoding uncharacterized protein (EggNog:ENOG41~TransMembrane:3 (i175-198o218-238i259-281o)) has translation MASQTNDADAAASVALPKKTLSRADLHQRRQSTDRINDILETALQRAETMDPASLSLLQKSSSRSASADNGASAAMGRGISGYQTLPTSDESDTSRPRKVSYSDTTKKNEDHPRDQSHYLRRRNGAASSEDADAPAKAKSSKPSWTKETFRKFQSLELENKGSVARDHLALERTFLAWLRTSLAFASIGVAVTQLFRLNTDSASANRVDFDHTKLQKMGRPLGATFLGISIVTLLLGCKRYFHAQEWILKGKFPASRGTILVMSFVALALMILSLVVVIVIQPS, from the exons atggcctcgCAGACCAACGACGCCGATGCGGCAGCCTCTGTGGCATTGCCCAAGAAGACGCTGTCGAGGGCTGACCtgcaccagcgccgccagtCGACTGACCGGATTAATGACATTCTTGAG ACAGCTTTGCAACGGGCGGAAACCATGGATCCCGCGTCTTTGAGCCTCCTCCAGAAAAGCTCCTCCCGCAGTGCCAGCGCCGACAATGGCGCCTCGGCAGCGATGGGAAGAGGCATCTCGGGCTACCAGACGCTTCCGACGAGCGATGAAAGCGACACCTCGCGCCCGAGAAAAGTTTCATACAGCGatacgacgaagaagaatgagGACCACCCCAGAGACCAAAGCCATTATTTGAGGCGGCGCAACGGGGCCGCCAGCTCGGAAGATGCAGACGCGCCCGCAAAGGCCAAGTCATCGAAGCCATCGTGGACGAAGGAGACGTTTCGCAAGTTCCAATCCCTCGAATTGGAGAACAAAGGAAGTGTCGCAAGAGACCATCTCGCGCTCG aGCGCACCTTTCTAGCATGGCTACGAACCTCTTTAGCCTTTGCATCTATTGGCGTCGCCGTGACGCAGCTGTTTCGCCTCAACACCGACTCTGCCTCTGCGAACAGGGTCGATTTCGACCACACAAAACTGCAAAAGATGGGCCGGCCATTGGGTGCGACATTCCTCGGGATCAGCAtcgtgacgctgctgctgggctgcaAACGCTACTTTCACGCACAGGAATGGATCCTCAAGGGCAAGTTTCCGGCCAGTCGCGGGACCATCCTCGTCATGTCATTTGTGGCGCTGGCCCTCATGATTTTGTCACTGGTGGTTGTCATTGTCATACAACCTTCGTAA